DNA from Branchiostoma lanceolatum isolate klBraLanc5 chromosome 9, klBraLanc5.hap2, whole genome shotgun sequence:
ggtaaatcgtaggtaaaatcagctatcgcagagcgtcgggtgatgttcaaaattttccggcgtCGTGCGATTTGTCACGTGTCGCTCATCTCATATGTGTGCACTTTTCATCTGACCTTTGCAAGATGGTGATGCCACCAGAAAGAATCAGGCTGGTGTGGCTGCAGATACAGCTAAATAGAGTACAGGGAAggcaagctgtaattttggcagccctcatcagggttctgcaagaaagacagaatgcGAGAAGGCGACGGAGGTGGTGGGTGAGGCCGTGAATCCAGCGGCGGACCTTACTAGGCCAATACGACACACTTTTGATTGAGTTGGCTCGAGAGTGTGGTGGGGACTACTTCAGAAACCAAAAGCAGTCGAGCGCATAGTGAGCGCtgctatatgtttgcataatctcatgagagaaagctacccaggcttacaaaacagagacttgGGGCCAGGGGGGCCAAAGTTGTCCCTGGGGCATGGAGGCAGGCCGGGATGTTTGGATGAGATGCGAAATGTGCGGGGGGGATGTGGCAAACATAGAGGGAAAACAGCTAAGAGtctatctgaaacagtactacaataaacctgtgggttcgttgccatggcagcaccatatgatatagaccgatttgcatgtatagatatgtgcgCTGATGATGGCTTCAGTTGTTTTTagtttatgacaacagagacgcataagcataaagatatgtcttctagtaactttatttttcaccccttaatatcaagatatgttaatgaaataatctttacaaatcaccctttcacatccggggcaaactggcttaaaattggacaaaataacgttttgttgcatcgcatccttattcttttaatgtattagaacgcctccttattcagttttgttttcgaatttataaaaaaagttaCAGTAATTTCTCAAATCGCAAATCTTTCTCaactctttatttgtttgaaacaacctcacagaagtacatataattcgtacagatacatgcacttctgaattgcgttgatcttACATGATAACACACCTATGTACACAATATTGCCTTAAACAACCACTCAGAAGTAAAGATATAAAACGAGggtgaaacgaaaacattccaactgatcATGGAGCACAACATTTGTTTATGGTTTGATACATATCTTCAGTGGGATGTACTGATATATGGATTTCTCTGAAAGTGaagtgcatgtgacagcaattaactgcaaaatgaaagtttcagtctttttagtatctttctttcgttaagagatacaggatgatatgtttacaacataaagcaatcgTTGATACCAATAAAAAAACTCAGTTCTGGTCGTCCtgctggttgtgctgctgttcccggGCGTCTGCCAGCTTCAGATAGCCGTGACACCAGAGTATAGCATACAGACGTCACGCCATAAGTCCTTGGGTAGGTTCTTCAGGGAATGAGGTCTGatctaattatgaacccacgtgtgtatagccatgaaacaatatcgtatgcatcacctgtgcgcgatactcgatctgacacgtggaaaatcgtagccttgaaagcaggctcttcagcggtcGCGCTGTACACCagttgccactgtgctctggtggctgcacgtctcaacaacatcgacaatatcagggaaaactgaaaccatcagaacacggtcgaaatgtatacatttttcatctcattggtataaaaagaaggccgtagtgaagtctgtattgggggcaataaaaatcgtacggcgacggaagcaaaattttgaacatgttcaaaatcatctttagctgtattttccggcgtaggacgctcgccgatggctacttttacgtgcgatttacctgcgatttacctgcgattgacctaggtacactaaaaaaaaccatcgtacgatgtacctacgttttatgtgaccaccactttgtatgtgttaactattgcacccggtttttcccaaacgtacgacgtacggcgctgtcatgacggaagaaaccccatcgcaggtacgacgtgagtttagtgtgaccatagcttaaCCAGACACCAGACAGTGATTTTAACACATTTTGTCCCGGGAATGTAACAGACTACGTCACTTCCTATTGCCAGTAATCTGTGATTTCTGTCGTACGCGTATAGTATTTCCAAGTGGATCGGCCTGAACGACCGTGGCAGGGAGAAAGCCTTCAAGTGGAGTGACGATTCCGATTTCGATGCCAGCGTCTACCACAATTGGCGCAGCATCCCGACTGGGCGTCACAAGAACCGGGACTGCACGGCTATTTCTAAAGCCAAGGACTCTAAGTGGGTCCTGCTCAATTGCAATAAGATTGGACAGGCCTTTATCTGTGAACTGGGTGAGTAAAAGCTTTTCCCTCCTTTCGTGATCAGTTACCTTTACCATTTGTTGAAATGCAGATATATACCTGATGAGGTATCGTTAGTACTATTGAAAAAGTATCCCGAGTGGGAATCTTATTTAAGAAAACGTTACACGTAGCACGTGATATTTGTAGAAACCACTTTGACGCTCCGCTCAACTCTTCAAAAGACTTCAATACAATCAGATATGTCCCCATCCTACTATCAACGAAGGTGACTATTTGTacgcaccaaggacattataatgtccttggtgcgtACAAGTCGTGCTGTTATCTCAGAGACAGCACCTGAATGCGCTTTTTTGTTACCAGTTAGCAAAGCAAATATATAATGTTGATACTCAATACTAGATCTTTGCTGTCACAGTCGTTTTCCACAATCATTCCTGCTGCCATGCCTTTTCttctcgccaggctggtctaatctccaagcaggtctgTCGGTGGCAATGGCAGTATCCAGCGGGCAAAAGCAGTTTTATTGGCCAGTTGGACtgattttgccagttggatactgtcatatatctgcttgaagattaaggCTGTTCCAGTCTTCAATGAGCAGAGCCACTGTTCTCGTACTACGTCATGTATCAGTGTGTAATCTGCCGTTCTGTCACGGTCTCTGCAATTGCACGGCGTTGGCTATGGCTTTCAACCAGAACGCAGTTTGACTGCTAGTTTTGTTAATTCATTTTTCTATGTACTCTATCCCTGCATTTTGTGTATGCCTTCATATGTATTCTAATGCGTCTTGTGAAtttttttaagattttgaatattgttcagtTTAAATACCAGGGGGCACCCTTTGTAATAGCgcttggttgaataaatcaatcaaatcaaatcaacgcAGTTTGACCATAGTGTTGTTTATTTGCTTACAGGTACCCCCTTCATCTAGATGACCGTGCGAGTGCGAAACTGACCATTGCTGTCGAAGAGAACAGACCCGTGCAGCGATCAGCTTACGAATGAGACAGCTAACAGTGCGAAAACAACGAGGACTACCGTCAGTCCTGAATATTCCGATATCTTTCTTTTTCTCCATCGTTACATTATTTTCCAGGCCTTCATAAGACGAAAGGAaccaattacatgtatgactgcTTTTCTCTGGTAACCATTAGATTCCAACATTTCTTGAAAACctatagtcatcatcatcatcatcatccactggtctgtgcatctgcagtcgttgaaacgtcctgcagctgcattcagtctttcttcatcttcctccacGTTTCCTTGCATCCTGCGAGCTCCCTTAGCTCTCGGAGTTTCTTTCCTGTTGTGGGAGGGCCTTGCCCTCTGTGCTTCAGATCTCCCTTCAGCATAGTccttatttcaaaacataaaaacttgGCTCTGACGcctgagtacatgtacattcaattgTACCAAATAGAAATCAGTACTAGTGTTTGTAGCCTTATACATGCCATTCAGTTGTAAGTCTGACCTGGTATCAATAACGATGCCATTAGCTTTCAAATGCGACAGTATATTATACATAAGTATATTGTATTGAAGCATATATTTACTTCATCATAGTGGTGTTAATGCATACTAACTACGCCCTTTCATGATATCTTGTATTTATCgtatttgtatacatgtatgtatgactcACAAATAGGAAAGACCCATGGTAGGATTCTTTTTAAACTAGTCATATATTTCATTATTTGAACATAGGTTATGTAGGGTCACCATTAATTACTTTCATATACATTTCCATAAAACATAGTAAAACAGAACTGATATAGTGGAAATAGTAGTTTTGACCTTACCAAGAgcttatttgtatttgtatgacaTTTCATAGAACCCTGCCTGGGGTGATAACTTTAGACACTTGCTATATTGCATTCATATATCATCATTATAGATATATCATATACGTTACATCTATCACGAGCTCTGAATATATATTCACACAATATTGTAATCATATATTAttctttttgtttcatttttatcCTTGCCATGATAAGATACTTCATGCCACACGTAGAACACTTAAGCTGTTCCTGAGATGCCAGGAAAAGATCTAGGTTCACTGGTTTTGAAAATAACGACTGACTTGTTTTGCAAGAAACAACAGCGGTATGTAGAAAGATGTCAAGAGATGTACGTATGTTAGAACATAGGGAGTGATTGACATCCAGACGATTCCATCTATCAACCTCAAGTTTATTTgatcatttcatttttcacattctctacataacataacatacataacataGTGTCAAATTATCACATTCTACTATTCTTCAATTGCGAGGTGTTTAGTGTGTATATCATAATAAACAAGTGAAAGATACTTGCAGCCATTGGATGTGTTTTtaatttgttgtgtgtgtgttgctgcATGGTGACGAAATGAGTGAAAAAATTGTCTTCAAGTTCTCTAAACCCTAGCCTCACCAATGATAGCAAAGGATAGACAGGCTGTTGAAATCATTGACTGCAACGCTGACATAGTGGTTATTAGTTAATAGTACTGCAATTTGTTTAGTTTAATGATGGCCTCAAGCTCAACCATTAGTGATTTTTAACCATATGTCAGGAGCGGAGGTAGAACTGCAACAAGGAGAAAAACATTCATCTGTCGTAACATAAAAGGCACATAACTTTACTACTAAGCGGTATACACGGTGACACACACTATCTATAGTCTAGCTTCCACCTGAAATACTCATTACAATGAAAATCGTCATTACAATGCTGGGATCTTTAGTTTGACAGCTGCTTAGTATCAACAGAATATGACTTTGCTCATGGCTGTCAATATCAGTCACAAGGAAAGTACCTCAGTATGGTGACACAGGCATGGGCAAACAGACCGTGTTTAATGCGTGCTACATGGTTGAGTGACCGGGTTTCGGGATCAAGGCACACGATGTCTCGACTTCCACAGCCCTTGTCGTAGCCTCCGTAGATGTGGATCTTCCCAGCGTAGACGGCCATTCCACAAAACCGTCCAACTCCCGTGTTGGCTGCAATGCTCCAGGCACCACCGCATTCGCCTGGCTTGAAACACAGCACTTTGGAATGTAGTCCGGCAACATAAATTTTACCGTTGAGAGCTGCTGCTGTGATGCATGCACCTCTAACAGGCATGTCCTTCTGAGGGTGCCACTGGGAGTCACCTGGCTTGAAGCGATATACAGTAGAGGTTAGTTTCTTCTCGGCATCATACCCACCCATCACGTAGATGTTGCCATCCAAGACTGCAACAGCGTGGTTGTACCTTGCCTGCGGGAGTGCAACACCTTTTTTCCAATAATTTTCTCTTCGGTCATAGACCTCAACAGATGCTAGAGCAGGCATGATGTCATTTCTGCCACCGATTGCATACACTTTACCTTGTAACACTGCAAGGTTGTGATCATGCCGCTCTGTCTCCATCTCATGAAGCCCGGAAAAGCCTTCTCCCCCAAGTTGTGACTGGTATACCAAGACATGCTTGCCCGAAGACAAAATAATGTCACTTGTGCCCAAAGCAGCAGCAGCAAATACTGGAACACTGTCAGTGGTTAATCCGGCCATACGATGATACCCATTGAGCATTGCGATGGTGTGATTGTAAACAGTATGAcctatttcttctttctttatcCCTCCAATGATCACAACTGCCTCCATCCAACCACTCACACTGCGGGGACGGGTGCGGGGTGACTGGACCTCCCCTGGGAACAGCTGGTATCTGCGAGTTTCCTTGAAAATATCCTGGCAAGACTTCCGTAAAGCGTCGTTACTCTCCACATTCTCCAAAAAGTACATCCTGTCCATGAA
Protein-coding regions in this window:
- the LOC136442465 gene encoding kelch-like protein 24 isoform X2 translates to MMAGMQGSQASFDFCHNPHAGALLQGLQELRSDNQLVDVTLCVSGKEIPCHRNVLATCSEYFRAMFCNGHRESEEHKVTIHEVDSNAMQLLVDYAYTSKVTITEGNAVNLLEAANFFQIQPVRDACVTFISKNLSAKDCLQMLQVGNMLSCPDLEKKASFWAMEEFEAVCKMPGFLSISKEHLITLVSSDNLIASEETVYTAVMAWINHDTRKRKKEMRELMELVRFPFMDRMYFLENVESNDALRKSCQDIFKETRRYQLFPGEVQSPRTRPRSVSGWMEAVVIIGGIKKEEIGHTVYNHTIAMLNGYHRMAGLTTDSVPVFAAAALGTSDIILSSGKHVLVYQSQLGGEGFSGLHEMETERHDHNLAVLQGKVYAIGGRNDIMPALASVEVYDRRENYWKKGVALPQARYNHAVAVLDGNIYVMGGYDAEKKLTSTVYRFKPGDSQWHPQKDMPVRGACITAAALNGKIYVAGLHSKVLCFKPGECGGAWSIAANTGVGRFCGMAVYAGKIHIYGGYDKGCGSRDIVCLDPETRSLNHVARIKHGLFAHACVTILRYFPCD
- the LOC136442465 gene encoding kelch-like protein 24 isoform X1, producing MKVRHPGYMMAGMQGSQASFDFCHNPHAGALLQGLQELRSDNQLVDVTLCVSGKEIPCHRNVLATCSEYFRAMFCNGHRESEEHKVTIHEVDSNAMQLLVDYAYTSKVTITEGNAVNLLEAANFFQIQPVRDACVTFISKNLSAKDCLQMLQVGNMLSCPDLEKKASFWAMEEFEAVCKMPGFLSISKEHLITLVSSDNLIASEETVYTAVMAWINHDTRKRKKEMRELMELVRFPFMDRMYFLENVESNDALRKSCQDIFKETRRYQLFPGEVQSPRTRPRSVSGWMEAVVIIGGIKKEEIGHTVYNHTIAMLNGYHRMAGLTTDSVPVFAAAALGTSDIILSSGKHVLVYQSQLGGEGFSGLHEMETERHDHNLAVLQGKVYAIGGRNDIMPALASVEVYDRRENYWKKGVALPQARYNHAVAVLDGNIYVMGGYDAEKKLTSTVYRFKPGDSQWHPQKDMPVRGACITAAALNGKIYVAGLHSKVLCFKPGECGGAWSIAANTGVGRFCGMAVYAGKIHIYGGYDKGCGSRDIVCLDPETRSLNHVARIKHGLFAHACVTILRYFPCD